In a single window of the bacterium genome:
- a CDS encoding NAD-dependent epimerase/dehydratase family protein has protein sequence MRALVTGASGFTGGYMVDHLVERGCQVRAFVRPTSNTAFLKAKGVDIFTGDLFYKADLAQAMRNIDVVYHIAALYREANQPDQAYWDVNVTGTENVMAAALEMGVRRVLHCSTCGVHGHIEKPPATETAPIKPGDIYQETKAEGEKVAMFYHRDKGLPVTIVRPVGIYGPGDMRMLKMYRMIHQGKFIMFGGGNVLYHLSYVTDIVEGFRLAAETPAAAGEIYIIAGERWFTLNDFAKMVAAALKVAPPRLHPPVWPVYAAGWLCEKICIPLRVQPPIFRRRVDIFVKDRAFDISKAKRELGFQPKVGLEEGIHRTAQWYKENGYLD, from the coding sequence ATGAGGGCTCTGGTCACCGGCGCCTCCGGATTCACCGGCGGCTATATGGTCGATCATCTTGTCGAACGGGGCTGTCAGGTGCGCGCGTTCGTTCGGCCGACGAGCAACACCGCGTTTCTCAAGGCCAAAGGGGTCGATATTTTCACCGGCGATCTGTTTTACAAGGCGGACCTGGCCCAGGCGATGCGCAACATCGACGTGGTTTATCACATTGCGGCGTTATATCGCGAGGCCAATCAGCCGGACCAGGCCTACTGGGATGTCAACGTCACCGGCACCGAGAATGTGATGGCCGCCGCGCTGGAGATGGGGGTGCGGCGGGTGCTGCACTGCAGCACCTGCGGGGTGCATGGTCACATCGAAAAACCGCCGGCCACCGAAACCGCACCGATCAAGCCCGGGGATATTTATCAGGAGACCAAGGCGGAGGGTGAAAAGGTGGCGATGTTCTACCACCGGGATAAGGGTCTCCCGGTCACCATTGTCCGGCCCGTGGGCATCTACGGCCCCGGCGACATGCGGATGCTCAAGATGTACCGGATGATCCATCAGGGTAAATTCATCATGTTCGGCGGCGGCAATGTGCTGTATCACCTCAGCTATGTCACCGATATCGTCGAGGGCTTCCGTCTTGCAGCCGAGACTCCGGCTGCGGCCGGCGAGATTTATATCATCGCCGGGGAGCGCTGGTTTACGCTCAATGATTTTGCCAAGATGGTCGCGGCGGCGCTCAAGGTCGCCCCGCCGCGGCTACATCCCCCGGTCTGGCCGGTCTATGCCGCCGGCTGGTTGTGCGAAAAGATCTGTATCCCCCTGCGCGTGCAGCCCCCGATCTTCCGCCGGCGCGTCGATATTTTCGTCAAGGATCGTGCCTTTGACATTAGCAAGGCGAAACGGGAGCTCGGCTTTCAGCCGAAGGTGGGGTTGGAGGAAGGCATTCACCGCACCGCGCAGTGGTACAAGGAAAACGGCTATCTGGATTGA
- a CDS encoding polysaccharide pyruvyl transferase family protein: MKTINVIGNFSGRNAGDAAILGGVLEDISQRYPEVLFTIPTINPGFVQRQFAEYRIQPVPMTPWHGSMKILGYPVLRAMREADLILVTDAILFDRKLYNPLFNYLWTLSHFLPRAWHKGVPIVLYNCSLGPIRTSAGHVALQRILDHTSALILRDQESVELLERQGFQHPRVIEGADCALNAKPVDEARLEEICRDAGLFSSGRPVIGFNVNSYVDAFVRQGGTFGRDNLVELYAATVDRVISELDVDVLFVETQHMDMGIATQVLGRIHHRDRVRMISNKVYTYREICAVLQRVQLFAGMRTHSLILSSAMGVPPVGIVTYPKNRGYMRTIGMEAHLVDFKELAVESFFARIHAAWSDRERIRAVMLPQVAREKEKARRSAEVLKEYLG, from the coding sequence ATGAAAACGATCAATGTCATAGGAAATTTTTCCGGCCGCAATGCCGGGGATGCTGCCATCCTTGGTGGCGTTTTGGAGGATATTTCGCAGCGCTACCCGGAGGTCCTCTTCACCATTCCGACCATCAATCCCGGGTTTGTGCAGCGGCAATTCGCCGAATACAGGATTCAGCCGGTGCCTATGACCCCCTGGCACGGCTCGATGAAGATCCTCGGCTACCCGGTGCTGCGCGCCATGCGCGAAGCGGACCTGATTTTGGTGACCGACGCCATTCTCTTTGACCGCAAGCTCTATAATCCGCTTTTCAACTATCTCTGGACCCTGTCGCATTTTTTGCCGCGCGCTTGGCATAAGGGTGTGCCGATTGTGCTCTACAACTGCAGTCTTGGGCCGATCCGCACCAGTGCCGGCCATGTAGCGTTGCAGCGCATCCTCGACCACACCAGCGCCCTGATCCTGCGCGACCAGGAGTCGGTCGAGCTGCTCGAGCGCCAGGGATTTCAGCATCCGCGGGTGATAGAGGGGGCGGACTGCGCTCTGAACGCCAAGCCGGTCGATGAAGCGCGTCTGGAGGAGATTTGCCGCGATGCCGGCCTCTTCAGCAGTGGCCGGCCGGTGATCGGCTTCAACGTCAACAGTTATGTGGATGCCTTTGTGCGCCAGGGTGGCACCTTCGGCCGCGACAATCTGGTCGAGCTTTATGCGGCCACCGTGGACCGCGTGATCTCCGAGCTGGACGTGGATGTCCTTTTCGTAGAGACCCAGCACATGGACATGGGTATTGCCACCCAGGTGCTCGGGCGGATTCATCACCGTGACCGTGTCCGCATGATCTCCAACAAAGTCTACACCTACCGCGAAATCTGCGCTGTGCTGCAGCGCGTCCAGCTTTTCGCCGGGATGCGCACCCACAGTCTGATTCTCTCCTCGGCGATGGGAGTGCCGCCTGTGGGCATCGTCACCTACCCGAAGAATCGCGGTTACATGCGCACCATCGGCATGGAAGCCCATCTCGTCGATTTCAAGGAACTGGCGGTCGAGAGCTTTTTCGCCCGTATCCACGCGGCTTGGAGCGACCGGGAGCGGATCCGTGCGGTGATGCTGCCCCAGGTAGCCCGCGAGAAGGAGAAAGCGCGCCGCTCGGCCGAGGTGCTCAAAGAGTACCTGGGGTGA